In Desulfovibrio sp. 86, the following proteins share a genomic window:
- the atpH gene encoding ATP synthase F1 subunit delta gives MIDTVVARRYANAIFALGKKDGDEALSARGQCLAALGEMLVATPGLDLTLKSPVIGVEEKKAVLDKLLGKLKADQTMRSFCFLLADKERLAFLREISAWYGKLLDEAKGIVRGQLVTAVKLPADKKAKLKESLEQKTGADIELTFAVDKDILGGMVLKMGDRVLDASLRAQLGILRETFKRGE, from the coding sequence TTGATCGACACCGTGGTTGCACGCAGGTACGCCAACGCCATCTTTGCGTTGGGCAAAAAGGATGGGGACGAAGCCTTGAGTGCGCGGGGCCAATGCCTTGCCGCTCTTGGTGAAATGCTTGTCGCCACGCCGGGACTTGACCTGACCCTCAAAAGTCCCGTGATCGGCGTGGAGGAAAAAAAGGCAGTTCTCGACAAGCTGCTGGGCAAGCTCAAGGCCGACCAGACTATGCGCAGCTTCTGCTTTCTGTTGGCAGACAAGGAAAGGCTCGCCTTTCTGCGCGAAATTTCCGCCTGGTATGGCAAACTGCTCGACGAAGCCAAGGGCATAGTGCGTGGCCAACTCGTCACGGCAGTCAAACTTCCTGCCGACAAAAAGGCTAAACTCAAAGAATCGCTGGAACAGAAAACCGGCGCCGACATTGAGCTCACCTTTGCCGTCGATAAGGACATACTAGGGGGTATGGTGCTCAAAATGGGTGACCGGGTGCTGGACGCAAGTCTGCGCGCGCAATTGGGTATCCTCCGGGAGACATTCAAGAGGGGTGAATAG
- a CDS encoding IS1595 family transposase, with amino-acid sequence MATKNKYAYRSRISEDKIRQIVRLFAVDLDASQIAEVTSLNRNTINRYLAAFRERIAQYCEAESPVSGEVEVDESYFGARRVRGIRGRGARGKTIVFGLFKRNGHVYTEIVPDCSKATLQGIIRGRVELESVIHSDGWRGYDGLVDLGYQKHFRVQHGNNEFANNHSHINGIESFWAFAKTRLVRFRGLHQHTFYFHLKECEFRFNHRREDIYKLVLKMLRNFPLS; translated from the coding sequence ATGGCAACAAAAAACAAGTATGCTTATCGTTCGAGAATTTCCGAGGACAAAATCCGTCAAATCGTAAGGCTGTTTGCCGTTGATTTGGACGCCTCTCAAATTGCCGAGGTCACGAGCCTCAACCGCAATACCATTAATAGGTATCTCGCTGCGTTCCGGGAAAGAATCGCCCAGTACTGTGAGGCGGAATCGCCTGTCAGCGGTGAGGTTGAGGTTGATGAAAGCTACTTTGGAGCGCGCCGGGTCAGAGGTATCAGAGGTCGGGGTGCTCGTGGCAAAACTATCGTTTTCGGCCTGTTTAAACGCAATGGGCACGTCTACACCGAAATTGTGCCCGACTGTTCAAAAGCCACTCTCCAGGGCATCATCAGAGGTCGCGTTGAACTTGAGAGCGTTATTCACTCTGACGGATGGCGTGGCTATGATGGTCTTGTAGACCTTGGCTATCAAAAGCATTTTCGTGTTCAGCACGGCAATAACGAATTTGCAAACAACCATTCCCACATTAACGGGATTGAAAGCTTTTGGGCCTTTGCAAAAACTCGGCTCGTCCGATTTAGAGGCTTGCACCAGCACACTTTTTATTTTCATTTGAAAGAATGCGAGTTTAGATTTAACCATCGGCGAGAGGACATATACAAATTGGTGCTCAAAATGCTCCGCAATTTTCCTCTCAGCTAG
- a CDS encoding F0F1 ATP synthase subunit epsilon has protein sequence MGTLQLEVVTPDKTVVSGEVEMAVCPGVEGEFGVLPKHVSLLSALKIGGLRYKVAGGKEEHVFISGGFADVNNDVLTVLAESAEMAQDIDTARAMAAKERAEQRIASHDEQIDSVRAEAALHRAVIRLQLAQFR, from the coding sequence ATGGGCACACTGCAACTGGAAGTGGTGACGCCGGACAAAACCGTGGTAAGCGGCGAAGTTGAAATGGCCGTCTGCCCCGGTGTTGAAGGCGAATTCGGCGTGCTGCCCAAGCACGTCTCCCTGCTCTCCGCTCTCAAGATTGGTGGTCTGCGCTACAAGGTGGCAGGCGGCAAGGAGGAACACGTGTTCATTTCCGGCGGTTTCGCCGACGTGAACAACGACGTGCTCACCGTGCTGGCCGAGTCTGCCGAAATGGCGCAGGATATCGACACAGCAAGAGCCATGGCCGCCAAAGAACGCGCCGAACAGCGCATTGCCAGCCATGACGAGCAGATTGATTCGGTTCGCGCTGAAGCCGCATTGCACAGGGCTGTGATCCGCCTGCAACTGGCACAGTTCCGCTAG
- the atpA gene encoding F0F1 ATP synthase subunit alpha has protein sequence MQIKAEEISKIIEDQIQNYEQRVEMSETGTVLYVGDGIARVYGVQNAMSMELLEFPGGVMGMVLNLEEDNVGVALLGSDVGIKEGDPVKRTGKIFSVPVGDGVMGRVLNPLGEPIDGLGPIEAAAVRPVEIKAPGIIARKSVHEPMPTGLKAIDAMTPIGRGQRELIIGDRQTGKTAVCIDAILAQKETDIHCFYVAIGQKKSSVALVADTLRRHGALEYTTIISATASDPAPLQYIAAYTGCTMAEFYRDNGKHALIIYDDLSKQAVAYRQMSLLLRRPPGREAFPGDVFYLHSRLLERAAKVNDSLGAGSMTALPIIETQAGDVSAYIPTNVISITDGQVYLEPNLFNAGVRPAINVGLSVSRVGGAAQIKAMKQVAGTMRLDLAQYRELAAFAQFGSDLDKGTKAKLDRGARLVELLKQPQYQPMPSNEQVASIYAATRGLMDDVPVEDVRRFEAAMLTFLRDTRKDVLDAIKEKKVIDEAVEKALTEAIAAFKQGWTA, from the coding sequence ATGCAGATCAAAGCGGAAGAGATAAGCAAGATCATTGAGGATCAAATCCAGAACTACGAGCAGCGCGTAGAAATGAGCGAAACCGGCACCGTGCTCTATGTTGGTGACGGCATCGCCCGCGTCTACGGCGTGCAGAACGCCATGTCCATGGAACTGCTGGAATTTCCCGGCGGCGTCATGGGTATGGTGCTCAACCTCGAAGAGGACAACGTAGGTGTCGCTCTGCTCGGTTCGGACGTGGGCATTAAAGAAGGCGACCCGGTCAAACGTACCGGCAAGATCTTCTCCGTGCCTGTCGGCGACGGCGTTATGGGCCGTGTGCTCAACCCCCTGGGTGAGCCCATCGACGGCCTTGGCCCCATCGAGGCCGCAGCAGTGCGCCCCGTGGAAATCAAGGCCCCCGGCATCATCGCGCGTAAAAGCGTGCATGAGCCCATGCCTACGGGTCTGAAGGCCATCGACGCCATGACGCCCATTGGCCGCGGCCAGCGCGAACTTATCATTGGCGACCGCCAGACCGGTAAGACCGCTGTGTGTATCGACGCCATCCTGGCGCAGAAAGAAACGGACATCCACTGCTTCTACGTGGCCATCGGCCAAAAGAAGTCCTCGGTGGCTCTGGTGGCCGATACCCTGCGTCGCCACGGCGCGCTGGAGTACACGACCATCATTTCGGCCACCGCGTCCGACCCCGCGCCGCTGCAGTACATTGCAGCCTACACGGGCTGCACCATGGCGGAGTTCTACCGCGACAACGGCAAGCACGCCCTCATCATTTACGACGACCTTTCCAAGCAGGCCGTGGCCTATCGCCAGATGTCCCTGCTGCTCCGTCGTCCTCCGGGACGTGAAGCCTTCCCCGGCGACGTGTTCTACCTGCACTCTCGTTTGCTCGAACGTGCAGCCAAGGTGAACGACAGTCTCGGTGCTGGCTCCATGACGGCTCTGCCCATCATTGAAACCCAGGCTGGCGACGTGTCCGCGTACATCCCCACCAACGTGATCTCCATCACCGATGGTCAGGTGTACCTCGAACCCAACCTCTTCAACGCCGGTGTGCGTCCGGCCATTAACGTGGGCCTTTCCGTGTCCCGCGTGGGTGGCGCGGCGCAGATCAAGGCCATGAAGCAGGTGGCGGGCACCATGCGTCTTGACCTTGCCCAGTATCGCGAACTGGCGGCTTTTGCCCAGTTCGGCTCCGACCTGGACAAGGGCACCAAGGCCAAGCTTGACCGCGGCGCGCGTCTGGTGGAACTGCTCAAGCAGCCCCAGTACCAGCCCATGCCTTCCAATGAACAGGTCGCCTCCATTTACGCCGCCACGCGCGGACTTATGGATGACGTGCCGGTGGAGGACGTACGCCGTTTTGAAGCCGCCATGCTGACCTTCCTGCGCGACACCAGGAAAGACGTGCTGGACGCCATTAAAGAAAAGAAAGTCATTGACGAGGCTGTGGAAAAAGCGCTTACCGAGGCTATTGCCGCCTTCAAGCAGGGCTGGACGGCCTAG
- a CDS encoding ATP synthase F0 subunit B, translating to MLDLNITMIFQLVNFLVAIFVLNILLIRPIRDIIKKRNGIMDGMAEEAESFEYQAAERLANYEAELARARQDAGLTREEGRAAGTVEQQVLVGEAQKSARDILAETRESLRAQAAKTLDELRNQVSDFSARLATKLLKG from the coding sequence ATGCTGGATCTTAACATTACAATGATCTTTCAGCTGGTGAACTTTTTGGTCGCCATTTTTGTGCTAAACATCCTCCTTATCCGACCCATCCGCGATATCATAAAAAAGCGCAACGGCATCATGGACGGCATGGCTGAAGAGGCCGAGTCTTTCGAGTACCAGGCTGCGGAACGCCTTGCCAACTATGAGGCCGAACTGGCCCGCGCCCGTCAGGACGCCGGTCTGACCCGTGAAGAAGGCCGCGCCGCAGGCACGGTTGAACAGCAGGTGCTGGTGGGCGAAGCCCAAAAAAGCGCCCGCGACATTCTTGCCGAAACCCGCGAGTCCCTGCGGGCCCAGGCGGCCAAGACCCTTGATGAGCTGAGAAACCAGGTGAGCGATTTTTCCGCCCGGCTGGCGACCAAGCTTCTCAAGGGTTAG
- a CDS encoding F0F1 ATP synthase subunit gamma, translating into MPSLKDVKMKIVGVGKTKQITKAMNMVASAKLRGAQARIERFRPYAAKYRDVLAELSSKVEGNAHPLLAEHEEKKHCAIVLVTSDRGLCGSFNGNIIATALRLAKEKKAEGLEVSFVCMGKKGRDAVKAAGFKIVKAYADRMGSIDFALASSVAQEVIHGYETFGLDEVWLIYGEFVSMGHQPPRSLCLLPLKTPEAEEIAEEAGEARCEYVYEPQEEKLLAELLPRYVKVQVYRGMLDTSASEHAARMAAMDNATRNCNEMINMLTLLYNKTRQASITSELIDIVGGAEALKG; encoded by the coding sequence ATGCCTTCACTCAAAGACGTAAAAATGAAGATCGTGGGGGTCGGTAAGACCAAGCAGATCACCAAGGCCATGAATATGGTGGCCTCGGCGAAGCTGCGTGGCGCTCAGGCCCGCATCGAGCGCTTCAGGCCGTACGCGGCCAAATACCGCGACGTGCTCGCCGAACTGTCGAGCAAGGTGGAGGGCAACGCCCACCCCCTGCTGGCCGAGCATGAGGAAAAGAAGCATTGCGCCATTGTGCTGGTGACCTCTGACCGCGGACTCTGCGGCAGCTTCAACGGCAATATCATTGCCACTGCGTTGAGGCTTGCCAAGGAGAAAAAAGCGGAAGGCCTTGAAGTGAGCTTTGTCTGCATGGGCAAGAAGGGCCGTGACGCCGTCAAGGCGGCCGGCTTCAAGATTGTCAAAGCCTATGCAGACCGCATGGGCAGCATCGACTTTGCCCTGGCAAGCTCCGTGGCCCAGGAAGTCATTCACGGCTACGAAACCTTTGGTCTCGACGAAGTGTGGCTCATATACGGCGAGTTTGTGTCCATGGGGCATCAGCCCCCGCGCAGTCTCTGCCTGTTGCCCCTGAAAACGCCCGAGGCTGAAGAAATCGCCGAAGAAGCCGGAGAAGCGCGCTGCGAATACGTTTACGAGCCGCAGGAAGAAAAGCTGTTGGCGGAGCTTCTGCCCCGCTACGTCAAGGTGCAGGTTTACCGTGGCATGCTGGACACTTCTGCCAGCGAACATGCGGCCCGCATGGCCGCCATGGACAACGCCACGCGCAACTGCAACGAGATGATCAACATGCTGACCCTGCTCTATAACAAGACGCGGCAGGCTTCCATCACCAGCGAACTCATCGACATCGTCGGCGGCGCTGAAGCGCTGAAGGGTTAA
- the lepA gene encoding translation elongation factor 4 yields MVKQENIRNFCIIAHIDHGKSTLADRILELTKVVSQREARQQYLDRMDLERERGITIKAQTVRLPYFAADGQEYELNLIDTPGHVDFNYEVSRSLAACEGALLVVDATQGVEAQTLANVYLALDHNHEVLPVLNKIDLPSAEVERVKADIEESIGLDCSQALSVSAKTGLGVDAVLEAIVNHLPAPKGDRAAPLKALIFDSWYDSYQGVVVLFRVMDGVIRKGEIVRLMSTGKDYEVLRLGVFSPEAADVKELLAGEVGFLCGSIKELGDARVGDTITHADRPAASPVPGFKEVKPMVFCGLYPTESEDYENLKSALEKLQLNDAAFSYEPETSQALGFGFRCGFLGLLHMEIIQERLEREFEVGLIATAPSVVYKVDTNDGKTLEIDNPSHLPDPTKIHTLYEPYVNMDIHVPNEYVGNVMKLCEEKRGTQKNLHYLASNRVVVTYELPFAEIVYDFFDRLKSATRGYASMDYHPLDYRASDLVRLDIMLNGETVDALAVIVHRDRAYTYGRGLALKLKRSIPRQLFQVAIQAAIGQKIIARETVSAFRKDVTAKCYGGDITRKRKLLEKQKEGKRRMKRMGNVELPQEAFLAALKVGDD; encoded by the coding sequence ATGGTCAAGCAGGAAAATATACGCAATTTTTGCATCATCGCCCATATCGACCACGGCAAGTCCACCCTGGCAGACCGCATTCTGGAACTGACCAAGGTCGTCAGCCAACGCGAGGCGCGCCAGCAGTACCTGGACAGGATGGATCTGGAGCGCGAGCGCGGCATCACCATCAAGGCCCAGACCGTGCGCCTGCCCTACTTTGCCGCCGACGGTCAGGAATATGAGCTCAACCTCATCGACACGCCTGGCCACGTGGACTTCAACTATGAAGTATCACGCTCCCTGGCCGCCTGCGAAGGCGCGCTGCTGGTGGTTGACGCAACCCAGGGCGTGGAAGCGCAGACCCTGGCCAACGTATATCTTGCCTTGGACCACAACCATGAAGTGTTGCCTGTTCTCAACAAGATAGACCTGCCCAGCGCCGAGGTCGAACGCGTCAAGGCCGATATTGAAGAAAGCATCGGCCTCGACTGCTCCCAGGCGCTGTCCGTATCCGCCAAGACGGGCCTGGGCGTTGATGCCGTGCTTGAAGCCATCGTCAATCACCTGCCCGCGCCCAAGGGCGACAGGGCGGCTCCCCTCAAGGCGCTTATTTTTGACTCCTGGTACGACAGCTACCAGGGGGTCGTGGTGCTCTTCCGCGTTATGGACGGCGTCATTCGCAAGGGCGAAATCGTGCGCCTCATGAGCACGGGCAAGGACTATGAAGTGCTGCGCCTGGGCGTATTTTCGCCCGAAGCCGCTGACGTCAAGGAACTGCTGGCAGGCGAAGTGGGTTTTCTCTGCGGTTCCATCAAGGAGCTGGGCGACGCCCGCGTGGGCGACACCATCACCCACGCCGACCGCCCGGCCGCAAGCCCCGTGCCCGGCTTCAAAGAAGTGAAGCCCATGGTTTTCTGCGGCCTCTACCCCACAGAATCCGAGGACTACGAAAACCTCAAGAGCGCCCTGGAAAAGCTGCAACTCAACGACGCGGCCTTTTCCTATGAGCCTGAAACGTCACAGGCCCTTGGCTTCGGTTTTCGCTGCGGCTTTCTTGGCCTGCTGCATATGGAAATCATTCAGGAACGGCTGGAGCGGGAGTTTGAGGTCGGCCTTATCGCCACCGCGCCTTCAGTGGTGTACAAGGTTGACACCAATGACGGCAAGACGCTGGAAATCGACAACCCCAGCCATCTGCCCGATCCCACCAAGATCCACACGCTGTACGAGCCCTACGTCAACATGGACATTCATGTGCCCAATGAATACGTGGGCAACGTCATGAAGCTCTGCGAAGAAAAGCGCGGCACTCAGAAAAACCTGCACTACCTCGCTTCCAACCGCGTGGTGGTCACCTACGAACTGCCCTTTGCGGAAATCGTGTACGACTTTTTTGACAGGCTCAAGTCCGCCACTCGCGGCTATGCCTCCATGGACTATCATCCCCTGGACTACCGGGCCTCCGACCTCGTGCGCCTCGACATCATGCTCAACGGCGAAACCGTGGACGCCCTGGCCGTCATCGTACACCGCGATCGCGCCTATACCTACGGACGCGGACTGGCCCTCAAGCTCAAACGCAGCATCCCGCGCCAGCTCTTCCAGGTCGCCATTCAGGCCGCCATTGGACAGAAAATCATTGCCCGCGAAACCGTCTCCGCCTTCCGCAAGGACGTTACCGCCAAATGCTACGGCGGCGACATCACCCGTAAGCGTAAGCTGCTCGAAAAGCAGAAGGAAGGCAAACGCCGCATGAAACGCATGGGCAACGTGGAGCTGCCGCAGGAGGCATTTCTGGCCGCGCTCAAAGTGGGCGACGATTAG
- a CDS encoding F0F1 ATP synthase subunit B family protein: MSKWKHAGYILPLVIAFAALVFIPFEALASEGHGEARWGDFGWRVLNFVIFAGILWYFVGGLAKRFFKNRRETISGALDDLDERRAKAKEQLAAVESRIARLNEEREAILAESRKQAENLKAGIVEEAHRQAAQIVEQARMTAENEGRTVLAEVRAVIADEIVDAAEKALSSKLNAEAHDKLIANSLKKVVLH, translated from the coding sequence TTGAGCAAATGGAAACACGCGGGTTATATCCTGCCGCTCGTTATTGCCTTTGCCGCGCTTGTCTTCATTCCTTTTGAGGCGCTGGCCTCTGAAGGGCATGGGGAAGCGCGCTGGGGGGACTTCGGCTGGCGCGTGCTCAACTTCGTGATCTTTGCGGGCATCCTCTGGTACTTTGTTGGCGGACTGGCCAAGCGTTTCTTCAAGAATCGCCGCGAGACCATCAGCGGAGCGCTGGACGACCTGGATGAACGCCGCGCCAAGGCCAAGGAACAGTTGGCCGCCGTTGAGTCGCGCATTGCCCGCCTCAACGAAGAGCGTGAAGCCATTCTGGCCGAAAGCCGCAAACAGGCCGAAAACCTGAAAGCGGGCATTGTGGAAGAGGCGCACCGTCAGGCGGCGCAAATTGTGGAGCAGGCGCGCATGACCGCCGAAAATGAAGGCCGCACCGTGCTTGCTGAAGTGCGCGCCGTCATCGCGGACGAAATCGTGGACGCCGCCGAAAAGGCTTTGAGCAGCAAGCTCAATGCCGAAGCCCACGACAAGCTTATCGCCAACTCCCTTAAAAAGGTGGTGCTCCATTGA
- the atpD gene encoding F0F1 ATP synthase subunit beta, with translation MSKNIGKIVQVIGAVVDVEFTDGNLPNIFTALEIQNPNNTDAPHLVCEVAQHLGDNVVRTIAMDATEGLVRGMEAVDTGQPIMVPVGKPSVGRILNVIGRPVDELGPINAEKYYPIHRPAPSFTDQNTKVELLETGIKVVDLLVPFPKGGKMGLFGGAGVGKTVILMEMINNIAKQHGGSSVFAGVGERTREGNDLYHELKDAGVLERATLVYGQMNEPPGARARVALTALACAEYFRDEEHQDVLLFIDNIFRFTQAGSEVSALLGRMPSAVGYQPTLGTDLGSLQERITSTNTGSITSVQAVYVPADDLTDPAPATTFSHLDGTLVLSRQIAELGIYPAVDPLDSTSRILAPDVVGEDHYMVARRVQMVLQKYKELQDIIAILGMDELSDEDKLTVARARRIQRFLSQPFHVAETFTGTPGQYVKLEDTIKGFKGILDGAYDHMAEGDFYMLGGIEQAVAKYEQRKLQEEN, from the coding sequence ATGAGCAAAAACATCGGTAAAATCGTCCAGGTTATCGGCGCTGTTGTGGACGTTGAGTTCACCGACGGCAACCTGCCGAATATCTTCACCGCCCTGGAGATCCAAAATCCGAACAACACCGACGCCCCCCACTTGGTCTGTGAAGTTGCACAGCACCTGGGCGACAACGTTGTTCGCACCATCGCCATGGACGCCACCGAAGGTCTGGTGCGCGGCATGGAAGCGGTTGACACCGGTCAACCCATCATGGTGCCCGTGGGCAAGCCCTCTGTGGGCCGCATCCTCAACGTTATCGGTCGCCCCGTGGATGAACTGGGCCCCATTAACGCTGAAAAATACTATCCCATCCACCGTCCGGCTCCGTCTTTCACCGACCAGAACACCAAGGTCGAGCTGCTCGAAACCGGCATCAAGGTTGTGGACCTGCTTGTGCCCTTCCCTAAGGGCGGCAAGATGGGCCTCTTCGGCGGCGCCGGCGTGGGCAAGACCGTTATTCTGATGGAGATGATCAACAACATCGCCAAGCAGCACGGCGGCTCCTCGGTCTTCGCGGGCGTGGGTGAACGCACCCGTGAAGGTAACGACCTGTATCACGAACTCAAGGATGCGGGCGTTCTGGAACGCGCCACCCTTGTCTACGGCCAGATGAACGAACCTCCGGGAGCCCGTGCCCGCGTGGCCCTCACGGCCCTGGCCTGCGCGGAATACTTCCGCGATGAAGAACATCAGGACGTGCTCCTCTTCATCGACAACATATTCCGCTTTACCCAGGCCGGTTCCGAAGTGTCCGCCCTTCTGGGCCGCATGCCTTCGGCCGTGGGCTATCAGCCCACCCTTGGCACGGACCTTGGCTCGCTTCAGGAACGCATCACCTCTACCAACACCGGTTCCATCACGTCCGTGCAGGCCGTTTACGTGCCCGCTGACGACTTGACCGACCCGGCCCCGGCCACCACGTTCTCGCATCTGGACGGCACCCTCGTGCTTTCGCGCCAGATTGCGGAACTTGGCATCTACCCCGCCGTGGACCCGCTGGACTCCACCTCGCGCATTCTCGCCCCCGACGTGGTGGGCGAAGATCACTACATGGTGGCCCGGCGCGTGCAGATGGTGCTGCAGAAGTACAAAGAACTGCAGGACATCATCGCCATTCTCGGCATGGACGAACTGTCGGACGAAGACAAGCTCACTGTGGCGCGCGCGCGCCGCATCCAGCGCTTCCTGTCCCAGCCCTTCCACGTGGCCGAAACCTTCACCGGTACCCCCGGCCAGTATGTGAAGCTTGAAGATACCATCAAGGGCTTCAAGGGCATCCTGGACGGCGCGTACGACCACATGGCTGAAGGCGACTTCTACATGCTGGGCGGCATCGAACAGGCCGTGGCCAAGTACGAGCAGCGCAAGCTGCAGGAAGAAAACTAG
- the cydB gene encoding cytochrome d ubiquinol oxidase subunit II produces MLETIWFVLWALLWAVYFILDGFDLGMGTLLPFLGKNESERRIMYNAAGPFWDGNEVWLIAAGGVTFAAFPKAYAVMFSALYAPLLMLLFALIFRAVSFEFRSKVEHDAWRSLWDCVHFVSNLVPCILLGVAFANLFMGIPVDAQGVYHGNLLALLNVYGLAGGVFFLCMFVLHGSLWLAIKSHGDLQIRAVATASFMWPIMLVLLVAFLILSAFYTKLFDNYLAMPILLVLPLLALAGLVGARIMLHAGKLWCAWAFSALFILGVTFFGVVGMFPGMIISSIDPAATVTAFNGASSQLTLKIMLGVALVMVPIVLLYQFWMYRLFSEPVLPKDLDDDHAY; encoded by the coding sequence ATGCTGGAAACCATCTGGTTTGTGCTGTGGGCATTACTGTGGGCCGTGTACTTCATTCTGGACGGCTTTGACCTTGGTATGGGCACGTTGCTGCCTTTTCTGGGCAAAAACGAGTCGGAACGCCGCATCATGTACAATGCCGCCGGGCCGTTCTGGGACGGCAACGAAGTGTGGCTTATCGCCGCAGGCGGCGTGACCTTCGCGGCTTTTCCCAAGGCCTATGCGGTCATGTTCAGCGCGCTGTACGCGCCTTTGCTGATGTTGCTTTTCGCCCTGATCTTCCGGGCGGTATCCTTTGAGTTCCGCAGCAAGGTCGAGCACGATGCCTGGCGTAGCCTGTGGGACTGCGTGCACTTTGTGTCCAACCTGGTGCCCTGCATCCTGCTGGGCGTGGCCTTTGCCAACCTTTTTATGGGTATTCCCGTGGACGCCCAGGGCGTCTACCACGGCAACCTGCTCGCCCTGCTCAATGTGTACGGGCTGGCGGGCGGCGTGTTCTTTCTCTGCATGTTCGTGCTGCACGGCTCGCTGTGGCTGGCCATCAAGAGCCACGGCGACCTGCAAATCCGCGCGGTAGCCACGGCCAGCTTTATGTGGCCCATCATGCTGGTGCTGCTGGTGGCCTTTCTTATTCTCTCGGCGTTTTACACCAAGCTGTTTGATAACTATCTGGCCATGCCCATTCTGCTGGTGCTGCCTCTGCTGGCCCTGGCAGGACTTGTGGGCGCGCGCATCATGCTGCACGCTGGCAAGCTCTGGTGCGCCTGGGCGTTCAGCGCGCTGTTCATCCTGGGCGTCACCTTCTTCGGCGTCGTGGGCATGTTCCCCGGCATGATCATCTCTTCCATTGATCCTGCCGCCACAGTGACGGCCTTTAACGGGGCTTCAAGCCAGCTGACGCTCAAGATCATGCTTGGGGTGGCTCTGGTCATGGTGCCCATCGTGCTTCTGTACCAGTTCTGGATGTACCGGCTGTTCTCAGAGCCGGTGCTGCCCAAGGATCTGGACGACGATCACGCCTATTAA